In Arachis hypogaea cultivar Tifrunner chromosome 17, arahy.Tifrunner.gnm2.J5K5, whole genome shotgun sequence, a single window of DNA contains:
- the LOC112766387 gene encoding photosystem II 22 kDa protein, chloroplastic, with product MMAQTMLLMSSVSTTYSMDLKKDTLLQLQNQRLRPKFSHLPFNPIPSNSLSFSPPTFTTLALFKSKTKAPPKVVKPKPKVEDGIFGTSGGFGFTKQNELFVGRVAMIGFAASILGEAITGKGILAQLNLETGVPIYEAEPLLLFFILFTLLGAIGALGDRGKFVDDDEPNTGGVIPPGKGFRSALGLKEGGPLFGFTKANELFVGRLAQLGFAFSLIGEIITGKGALAQLNIETGVPINEIEPLVLFNVAFFFIAALNPGTGKFVTDEEED from the exons atgatgGCTCAAACCATGTTGCTCATGTCTAGTGTCTCAACTACTTACTCCATGGATTTGAAGAAAGACACTTTGCTTCAACTTCAGAATCAAAGATTGAggcctaaattctctcatctccCATTCAACCCAATTCCTTctaattctctctctttttcacctCCTACATTCACAACTCTGGCACTCTTCAAATCCAAGACCAAAGCCCCTCCTAAG GTTGTAAAGCCAAAGCCAAAGGTTGAAGATGGTATATTTGGAACTTCTGGAGGCTTTGGTTTTACTAAGCAGAACGAGCTCTTTGTTGGTCGTGTTGCCATGATTGGTTTTGCT GCATCAATTTTAGGAGAAGCAATTACTGGTAAAGGAATTTTAGCACAATTGAACTTGGAAACAGGGGTTCCAATTTATGAAGCTGAGCctcttctccttttcttcatCCTTTTCACACTGCTTGGAGCCATTGGAGCACTTGGTGACCGTGGTAAATTCGTTGATGATGATGAACCTAACACTGGAGGTGTCATTCCTCCAGGCAAAGGCTTCAGATCAGCTCTTGGTCTCAAAGAAGGAG GTCCTTTGTTTGGATTCACCAAAGCAAACGAACTATTTGTTGGAAGATTGGCTCAATTGGGatttgcattctctttaattggaGAGATTATTACAGGGAAAGGAGCACTAGCACAACTCAACATTGAGACAGGGGTACCCATCAATGAAATTGAACCCCTTGTGTTGTTCAATGTTGCTTTCTTCTTCATTGCTGCTCTCAATCCTGGAACTGGTAAATTTGTCACAGATGAAGAGGAAGACTAG